Part of the Paenibacillus kyungheensis genome, CGATCACTGCAATTAATATGGTCAAGCAACTTAGTATGAGCGGGCATCATGTATTTTATCTGAATCTAGAATCAGCAAGTAGCACATGGTTACTTCATTGGGATCAGCAACGTGAACAAGGTAATGGACTATCACGCTTATTGTATGATCTGCAAGCATTCGCTGAAAAAAAGGAAATGCCTACTCATCTTCCTTCTTCATACGCAGTGTATGCCGAAGAAATGAAAGCTGATACGTTTGAACCGCCTGAGAATTTAAATGAATTATTGCGAATGACAAAAGAAGAAACGCAAATGTTAATTCGTTATCTTGTAAATAGTGGGGAATATGATCATATCGTTATTGATGGAGAATCTAGCTGGCATGACCGGATACAGGTGGCATTACAAGAAAGTGATCGAGTGTTATGGCTGTTAACAGATGATCTACCTTGTATGAACAAAACAGCGATCTGGATGTCTTATTGGGAAAATCATTATGCAAGCTTGTATCAGGAATTGCGAGCCAAAACGTCGTTTATTATGAACAAATTTAACGGCAGTATTGTGAATGTATTGCCGGTAGAAGATATGCAATTAGAAGGTACACTGGCATATGTTCCTTCTTGGAAGCAAGTGACGAATAGCGAATTGTTATGGTGCTCTCCTATTTTTCAACGAGATATTCTGAAATTATGCCAGTCCGGTACATATGATCTTCGCAGTACTAATGGGGTGGAAATGTGAACGAAGACTTATTTATAACATTACGGGATGAAGTACGATCTGGACTAGATGTAACATTTACTATCGATGATGATGAACTGATGCAACGTATCGAGCAGAAAGTATTAGATCAACAACGTTATCCTAACTTAACAGCTGGTGAGAAAAGACGGTTAGTACGGCAAGTATTTGATTCATTTCGTGGATTAGATATTTTACAACCGCTTGTAGATGATAAAAGTGTGACCGAGATTATGATCAATAGCCATACCGATATTTTTATTGAACGTAATGGACAAGTGATGCGTAATGCTACAGTCTTTGAATCTAGAGATCGATTAGAAGATATTATTCAGACGATTGTATCGGGTGTTAACCGGGTGGTCAATGAATCTTCTCCGATTGTTGATGCAAGACTCAAAGATGGATCACGTGTCAATATTGTACTTCCACCTGTTGCGCTTAAAGGTCCTACGATGACGATTCGTAAATTTCCAGAGCAACCGATGACGATGAGTGATCTGGTTCGTATGGGCGCAATTGCTCCTGTTGCGTCTAACTTGCTACAGACGCTTGTACAAAGTAAGTTTAATATCTTTATCAGTGGTGGTACAGGTTCTGGAAAAACTACTTTTCTTAACGCTCTTTCTCAATACATTCCTGAGGATGAACGTGTAATCACGATTGAAGATTCGGCGGAATTACAGATCAAAACGATTCCTAATCTGGTCTCTATGGAGACACGTAATTCCAATACTGAAGGAAAAGGTGAAATTTCAATACGTGATCTGATTCGTTCTTCTCTACGGATGCGTCCCAATCGGATTGTAGTCGGTGAGGTTAGGGGATCAGAAGCGCTGGATATGCTACAAGCGATGAATACAGGGCATGATGGTTCATTATCTACAGGTCATGCTAACAGCGCTGTAGACATGATCAGTCGTCTAGAAACGATGGTGCTTAGCGGAGCAGATCTACCGATGCAAGTCGTACGTAAGCAGATTAGTTCAGCGATTGATATTTTTGTTCATTTGGCTCGCTTGCGTGATCGTTCACGTCGTATTGTAGAAATTTCCGAAGTACGAGGAATGGTAGATGGTGAAGTGGTGTTGAATCCTTTATTCGTATTTCAAGAGTCTGGCGAAAAAGAAGGTCGAATTATCGGCGATCTTGTACCTACAGGCAATCTATTGATTCATACAGATAAATTACGAGCTGCTGGAATCGAAGAATGGCGTAAATTAGCTTCGATGTATACACCTACTGCGGAACATAGCAGAGTATAACGTATTTACTCAGCAGTTGTGCAAAGACATATGAAGAAAGGAGAACAATATGTTTAAAGCTAATCAAGCAGGAAAAAGGCAACCGGCTACACCTGTAGCACAAGTCAATCCTGCTGTACCTAATCCATCTTCGTCGCCACTTCCACCACTTGCACGTTCTGAACAGCCGCGCGCAGAGTTAGCTGATTATACGGTGTATCATTTATCTGCTTTACAGCGAATAAGCTGTATTGTATTGTGCGCAGTTTTGTTTATGATGATCGGCTATTTATTTTACCATCAATGGATTATTGCTAGTGTATTGGCGATAGGAGCATGGTTTATGCCGAAGTTACTTCGCAAACATTTACTAGAACGCAAACGTGCTGCTTTGAGCTCCCATTTCAAACAAGCGTTATATTCATTGTCATCTTCGCTAGCTGTAGGACGTTCAGTGGAAAATGGATTTCGCGAAGCAGCGCAGGACTTACGGATGTTATATCCAGATGGTGATAACGATATGATTCGAGAACTGAATATTATTACTACACGCTTGGAGTATGGGCAACCCATAGAAGAAGCATTACAAGATTTTAGCGATCGAGCGATGAATGAAGATATTACGAATTTTGCAGATGTATTTGTGACGTGTAAGCGTACTGGTGGTGATCTGGTAGAAGTAGTACGTAAAACGTCTGCAACCATCGGTGAAAAGTTAGATATTCAGCAAGAGATATCCGTTATGATTTCGCAGAAAAAATTTGAATCTAATGCGCTTGTAGCGACTCCCTTTTTCTTTCTGATCTTTTTAAATGTAACAGCAGCAGACTTTATGAAGCCATTGTATGGTAATCCGATTGGTATTGTGATTTCTACGATTTGTTTAGCGGCATTGGGGTTCTGTTACTGGTTAATTCGGAAGTTTATGAATATCAAAGTGTAAACCAGTATCACAATAAGCTGGAAGGGAGGTGAACAAACTGCTTTTGATATGGTTGGAAGGGTTGTTGGCGACAGCATTAGTGATCGGATGGGTCGTACTGAATCAAAGTGCCAGTACGTTACATAAAGAGCTTGCCAAGCTACCATTAGAAGTGATTAAGCTAAGACCACTTTTACCAGCTATGTTGGTATTGCTCGAAAAAATTCGCTTTGTATCACGATTTTCAGGGGTGTTTTACCGGATTCAGAGCTCGATTCAAAAAGGTTTTGGGGTACATCGTAGCGGTGAAATGACCTTGCTTTATATTGCAGAAATGGCGGGCTATATCTGGTTATTACTAACAGGTGGACTTGTGATGGCAGCGATCTCGGGCGGTAGTATGACATGGTTAGTTATGGGAGTAGGGCTAGCAATACTGCTTCCTGTTGCATTATTCCGTGATTTACAAAAGAAAGTAAAAACACGAGAAATAGATATTTTACTAGAATTGCCCGAGTTTCTAAATAAAATCATTTTACTCGTAGGTGCTGGTGAAACGGTACAAAAAGCAATGGTACGTTGTGTAAAGCGCAAAGAAAATGCTAAAGATCATCCATTATATAAAGAGCTTTTTCAGATGATTAATGAAATGGATAATGGCTATTCTTTTCAGCAAGGATTAGAGTCATTTAGTAAACGTTGTGGAGTTCAGGAAGTTTCGGTATTTACAACAACAGTGTTGCTTAATTTCCGCCGTGGTGGAGGAGAATTTGGACTTGCTTTACGTGATCTTTCGCGGACATTATGGGATAAACGAAAAGCAGTAAGTCGTATAAGAGGAGAGCAAGCTTCTTCTAAGATGGTTCTTCCAATGGTTTTAATATTTTTAATAGTTATGGTTCTTGTCGGCACGCCAGCATTTATGATGATGAATATGTAGGAGGAAAATATAATGACAAGCTTAATTAAGGGTTCTTGGACTGGAGTCCAACGTTTTTGGAAAAATGAGGATGGTGTAGGTACATTAGAAATGGTTCTAATTATAGCAGTTCTTATAATGATTGCTATCTTATTTAAAGATGCAATTAAGACAGTAGTTGGAGATATGTTGACTTATATGGATACTCAAAGTAAAACATTTAAACAACCTTAATATGAATATCCAACGTTTTTGGAAAAATACTAAAGGGAGCTTCACACTTGAAGCTTCCATCGTTTTTCCTATTATCCTGTTCACAACGTTGTTGATTCTATTTATGTGTATGTACCAATATCAAAATACAATGCTGAAACAAGCAGCATCCAAAACTTCAGAGCGTGCTGCGTATACATGGGATAACAGTCATAAAGATATCAATACAGGTGCTTTTCCGCAAGGTCAAGATGATGGTCTGTACTGGCGTATTACAGATGATAGTATGATCAGTGCACTCTTTGGATGGGCAGGAGCTACCAATACAGCAAATGTTGCTATTCCAGGTGGAGGTAGTGGATCATTGCCAGCAACTAAATTATCAGCGGCTGCTTCATGGATACCGGGCAAAATGACTGGGAATACAACGTATAACAACCATTTGATGATGCGAAATGTAAATACAACTTTAAGTGAACCTATTTCATTAGGGGCATTAGAACGTGAATTGGGTCAACCACTACGAAGTGAAGTTAGCGCAAGTTCAGTTGTTGTGGAACCAGTAGAATTTATTCGTACGATTGAATTAATGCGTTATTACGGAGCCAAATTTACGGGGAAATATGGTACGGCTATGAACATGGGACGTGCTGGAACCGTACTGCAATGGTTTTCTACAGCAGCAGGTAGTTGAAGCAGGAGTGTGAATCATTTTGAGAAAAGCACGTAAATCACAAGTAAGACTAAAAATCACATATTGGAAAAAGTTATTACTACGCAAGTTAGCAGATACACAAGGCGCTGTCTCTATTTTTATGATTGTTGTACTTGCAGGTGTTTTTTTATTTACAGCAGTTTTTATCGATTACTCGCGTATAGCAGCGATGGAAGTACAATCCGAGCGATTAGCACATGCGGCTGTTCGTTCAGCAATGTCTGCGTTTGATACCGATCTCCAACAACAATATGGATTATTTGCTGCGGGAGAATCTGATCCTACACAACTTTTAGATACGGCGTTAAATGAGAATTTTAATTATACCGAGAATACAGATAGTTTTAAATTAATTCCAATGAAAGCAGCTAACACTTCGATTCAATTAAGTCGACCTTTAGGAAGTTATGATGTTTTTAATCACCAGATTCAAGAAGAAATGAAATATAAAGCGCCTATAGATTTCACCATAGAAATTGTAGATAAATTTAAAGGCATGTCCGGTGTACTAAAAGAAGCAAGTCAAACGGTCAATGTCCTAGAAGATGTACGCGAGCCTTATGATAAGCGTGAACAAGAAATAGATAAATTAATAGCTTTGCAGAAAAAAACGGCAGGTGAAGTTCAAGAATTAACAACTAAAATTATGAATCCTGTCAAAAATTCTATCGCTAACAAAAATGTAGGAGCGATTACGTCAGTCGCCGATATTGCAGCTCAGTTCAATAATTATACAGCTTTAATAGCAGAAGATAAAAAGCGTAAGAAAAAAGATAAAAGTCCGATCAATACAGCCAAAATTTCTGCGTACAAAAGTAAATCTAAAACATTTCTATCTAATTTGTCACGAGATTACAAATATCTAATTAATACTCACGAAAATACGTACAAAGAAGCCAATGAAATTATGGTTAAAATCAAACAATATAATCAAGAAATTGCTCGTATTATTGAAGAAGCCAAAACACGTACACAAAATGAAGCATATGAACGAGTACGAAATACAAATATACCGGGTGGATCGAATGCCGGAGATGCAGAATCGGAAGCTAAATTAGCAGAACTTCGCAAAAATCTAGAACAGCTTGTTTTATCGGATGATCTATTGGGCAAAATGGAAAGTTCGATCAAAACACAAAAAGATGATTACACGACAGCTAAGTATGCTATTAGCAACTTAATTACAGAAGCTACAGCTCAACTTACCAAAACAACTGGCGATGCTAACTCGTTAAAAAGCAGTACCATTCGTACCGCTAAGCTTTTACAAAAATATATTGATAATTATACAGGGAAAGCACCCAACGGAATCATGGGTGTGATCGAGCATGATCTCAAAGCAGCAAGATCAGGAACAGAAACAAAAGCAGCTTCAGAAGCGAAAGCAAAAGAAGAATTGAAAAAAGCTAAAAAAATGTTGGCTCAAATCGTAGGTGCAGCCGCCGCTGCAAGATTATTAGCTAAAGAATTCGATGAAGTAGATGGATATTACAAAGAAAGTATCGCTTTTAACGGTGCAGATGGAGGAGCTACCTCTGACTCTACTATGGATAATGATCCTTATAAAGAAAGCAAAAACGCTATGGGTGCGATGGATGTTGTATTTGGTGGTTTATCCGATGCTCTTCTAGCAGGTAGAAATGAATTTTTCCAAAATGAATATGCAATTCAGTATTTTAATACGTTCGATATTATTCAGCTTCAAGGGTTATTAGATACGTTATCAGAAGGCTCAATTACAGATGCGCTTGAAGAGGCTGGAGTACGTAATCAGCAGATTGAATACATTATTTACGGTATTAACGATCCTTCTGCTAATATTGCTGCGGCATATAGCGAAATTTTTGGAATGAGACTTGCGATTCGTACTGCTGAAGGACTTGTTAAAAATGCAAATCTAGGGCATCCCCTAGCTGTTCTTGCAGCAGGAGTTGCTTATGGAGTAGAGATGGCGATCAAAGACATGATCGAACTGCTCAATACAGGTAAAACGAAATTATCAGCGTATTTCCCGATAGAATTTGAATATCGAGATTATATGCGTTTGTTTTTGTTGCAACCTAGTAATGAGAAAAAAATGTCTCGTATGTTAGCGTTAATTCGCTTTTTGACAGATATCAATCCAGCAGAACGAAATACGTATGCGTCTGCTCATATACGAACAGCGATGCCTATTTGGTTTTTACCAGGTGTAATCAAAATGGTGAACTCAACCAGCGTGAATAGTTCTATAGAACAGGGTGTGTATTATGCAGATAAACAAGCAGATTACTCCTATTAAAAGCAAAAATAGGATTCAGCAAATCGGTGTGTTTAACACTGCATCCCGATTTGTTGCTACCTACTCTTCCAAAAGCACAAATGATCGATCTGATCATACCTATCATTCCCAATCTTCACCTTCTAATAATGTATATGAACTCAAAAATCCTCCTCCAAATCGGCGTATAAAATGTACTTTTTTTAAAAATGGAGAACGAGGCAGTATCGTATTAGAAGCCGCTATGGTATTACCGATTTTTTTGTTTATTTCTATTTTTCTAGTCTATTTAGTGCAAATGACTTTGGTATATACAGCGATGCAAAATGTAACTTCTGATACAGCCAGATATGTCGCTACTCATATGTATCCTGTTCAATTAGCCGCAGATAATTTGGTTGCCAAAAAAATTCTGCCTGCTGAATCGATGCGACTACCCAAATTAACATTTACAGAACTGGCGTCCAAATATCAAGATTCTGTCCCTGCTCCGCTAAATACATGGATGATGGAAGCAGCAAGTAGTGGAGATATCAAGTTACAAGAAATGAAAAATCAATTATCTGCACCTGCACTCGATACAATGATCAAACCATTGATGCAGAAGTTATCAGCAGAAAATAAATTGGATTATGAACGTATTCATGTCACGCAAGTCACCGTGCCTGATCTTACAGCCAAAACGCATCCGTATTTTGGAATTGAGATCCGTTACGAATTACCTTTCAAAATTCCTTTGATCTTCAAACCGATTGTGTTGCAAGCAAGAGCAACCGAACGATTGTGGATTGGAGATACTGGAGAATTTGGTGAAGATGCAGCCGCAGAAGCTACTAAAGAGACAGGCGTATCTGTAGTATCGGTTCCTTCACCTGCTCATCCAGAATCAAATATTTCAATTGTAGCCAAAGCACCACCGGGTACAACGGTTCATCTTAATATTCAATATAAAAGTGGAAACAGTACTGCACAGGGATTGGGTCAGGCGACAGTAGATGCAGAAGGCAATGTGAATTGGACATGGAAAATCCCTTCTAATGCAACACCGGGATGGGCGAACTACACAATCACTACAGCAGATGGAAAAGAAGTTAGAGGTGTATTCCAAGTGGCAGAATACGATGGTCGACCTGTTATTGGTAGTGCAGCTTCATAATCAAACTATAATATTTATTTGGATACTAAAAGGGGATACAGAATAGCAATGGAAACGATATTTATCGGCGGTGGAGTTTTTATATTATGGGCATTTTGGACAGATATCAAAGAACGCAAAATTCCTAATATACTGAATATTTTATTTATAGTCAGTGGATTACTATATCATGCGGTAATGTCTGGTTGGGATGGTCTAGCTTTTGCTGGTAAAGGGTTTCTATTGGGATTCGGTATCATGCTTATTCTTCATTGGATGAAGGCTGTAGGCGCAGGTGATGTGAAATTGTTTGGTGGGATCGGTGTATGGTTTGGGATGGGAATGACTGCACAGGTGATGATATATTCTATTATTTTCGCAGGCATCATTGGTCTCTTTATTATGCTGTGGAGACGTGAAACGATTGTACGTATGCGTAGAGTATTCTGGAAGCTTGCAGGTTCTGTGTTATGGAAACAATCGATTCGCTCAACAGAAGCTGAACACCAGCAATTTTTAACATTCCCTTTTATGACCGCCGTATTACCAGGAGTCGCTTTTTGTTATTTTTTTATCACATAAAACTAAATCTGCTTACACAGCATAAGTGATTCATCATTCACATGTTGTCATTTGAGTATCTTGTATACACATTAATATTAGGCAAAGAAAGTAAGGGGGCATGTATGATCATGCAAAAATTAACACAGGATTTTGTACAAGATGGCAAAACATATATGATTGTAGGTCGTGAGCAAGGTTTTCAAAATAGTGATCTGAGTAAAGCACAGACAGGAATGATGCTAGCTTCTCGTATTCGCGGAGTGTTACAACTTCATTTACAAGAAGTCGATCTACAAGCTGTACTACGTTATGACATTACAGGCAAACGAATGCTTAAACATTGTATGCAAGGCGAAATGATGGGCATTGCAGAGTATCTAGGTCTATTATTACAAGTGGTTTCTACTCTCGAAG contains:
- a CDS encoding CpaF family protein codes for the protein MNEDLFITLRDEVRSGLDVTFTIDDDELMQRIEQKVLDQQRYPNLTAGEKRRLVRQVFDSFRGLDILQPLVDDKSVTEIMINSHTDIFIERNGQVMRNATVFESRDRLEDIIQTIVSGVNRVVNESSPIVDARLKDGSRVNIVLPPVALKGPTMTIRKFPEQPMTMSDLVRMGAIAPVASNLLQTLVQSKFNIFISGGTGSGKTTFLNALSQYIPEDERVITIEDSAELQIKTIPNLVSMETRNSNTEGKGEISIRDLIRSSLRMRPNRIVVGEVRGSEALDMLQAMNTGHDGSLSTGHANSAVDMISRLETMVLSGADLPMQVVRKQISSAIDIFVHLARLRDRSRRIVEISEVRGMVDGEVVLNPLFVFQESGEKEGRIIGDLVPTGNLLIHTDKLRAAGIEEWRKLASMYTPTAEHSRV
- a CDS encoding type II secretion system F family protein, yielding MIWLEGLLATALVIGWVVLNQSASTLHKELAKLPLEVIKLRPLLPAMLVLLEKIRFVSRFSGVFYRIQSSIQKGFGVHRSGEMTLLYIAEMAGYIWLLLTGGLVMAAISGGSMTWLVMGVGLAILLPVALFRDLQKKVKTREIDILLELPEFLNKIILLVGAGETVQKAMVRCVKRKENAKDHPLYKELFQMINEMDNGYSFQQGLESFSKRCGVQEVSVFTTTVLLNFRRGGGEFGLALRDLSRTLWDKRKAVSRIRGEQASSKMVLPMVLIFLIVMVLVGTPAFMMMNM
- a CDS encoding TadE/TadG family type IV pilus assembly protein, producing the protein MRKARKSQVRLKITYWKKLLLRKLADTQGAVSIFMIVVLAGVFLFTAVFIDYSRIAAMEVQSERLAHAAVRSAMSAFDTDLQQQYGLFAAGESDPTQLLDTALNENFNYTENTDSFKLIPMKAANTSIQLSRPLGSYDVFNHQIQEEMKYKAPIDFTIEIVDKFKGMSGVLKEASQTVNVLEDVREPYDKREQEIDKLIALQKKTAGEVQELTTKIMNPVKNSIANKNVGAITSVADIAAQFNNYTALIAEDKKRKKKDKSPINTAKISAYKSKSKTFLSNLSRDYKYLINTHENTYKEANEIMVKIKQYNQEIARIIEEAKTRTQNEAYERVRNTNIPGGSNAGDAESEAKLAELRKNLEQLVLSDDLLGKMESSIKTQKDDYTTAKYAISNLITEATAQLTKTTGDANSLKSSTIRTAKLLQKYIDNYTGKAPNGIMGVIEHDLKAARSGTETKAASEAKAKEELKKAKKMLAQIVGAAAAARLLAKEFDEVDGYYKESIAFNGADGGATSDSTMDNDPYKESKNAMGAMDVVFGGLSDALLAGRNEFFQNEYAIQYFNTFDIIQLQGLLDTLSEGSITDALEEAGVRNQQIEYIIYGINDPSANIAAAYSEIFGMRLAIRTAEGLVKNANLGHPLAVLAAGVAYGVEMAIKDMIELLNTGKTKLSAYFPIEFEYRDYMRLFLLQPSNEKKMSRMLALIRFLTDINPAERNTYASAHIRTAMPIWFLPGVIKMVNSTSVNSSIEQGVYYADKQADYSY
- a CDS encoding TadE/TadG family type IV pilus assembly protein, whose translation is MQINKQITPIKSKNRIQQIGVFNTASRFVATYSSKSTNDRSDHTYHSQSSPSNNVYELKNPPPNRRIKCTFFKNGERGSIVLEAAMVLPIFLFISIFLVYLVQMTLVYTAMQNVTSDTARYVATHMYPVQLAADNLVAKKILPAESMRLPKLTFTELASKYQDSVPAPLNTWMMEAASSGDIKLQEMKNQLSAPALDTMIKPLMQKLSAENKLDYERIHVTQVTVPDLTAKTHPYFGIEIRYELPFKIPLIFKPIVLQARATERLWIGDTGEFGEDAAAEATKETGVSVVSVPSPAHPESNISIVAKAPPGTTVHLNIQYKSGNSTAQGLGQATVDAEGNVNWTWKIPSNATPGWANYTITTADGKEVRGVFQVAEYDGRPVIGSAAS
- a CDS encoding TadE/TadG family type IV pilus assembly protein, which gives rise to MNIQRFWKNTKGSFTLEASIVFPIILFTTLLILFMCMYQYQNTMLKQAASKTSERAAYTWDNSHKDINTGAFPQGQDDGLYWRITDDSMISALFGWAGATNTANVAIPGGGSGSLPATKLSAAASWIPGKMTGNTTYNNHLMMRNVNTTLSEPISLGALERELGQPLRSEVSASSVVVEPVEFIRTIELMRYYGAKFTGKYGTAMNMGRAGTVLQWFSTAAGS
- a CDS encoding Flp1 family type IVb pilin — its product is MTSLIKGSWTGVQRFWKNEDGVGTLEMVLIIAVLIMIAILFKDAIKTVVGDMLTYMDTQSKTFKQP
- a CDS encoding A24 family peptidase, coding for METIFIGGGVFILWAFWTDIKERKIPNILNILFIVSGLLYHAVMSGWDGLAFAGKGFLLGFGIMLILHWMKAVGAGDVKLFGGIGVWFGMGMTAQVMIYSIIFAGIIGLFIMLWRRETIVRMRRVFWKLAGSVLWKQSIRSTEAEHQQFLTFPFMTAVLPGVAFCYFFIT
- a CDS encoding type II secretion system F family protein — protein: MFKANQAGKRQPATPVAQVNPAVPNPSSSPLPPLARSEQPRAELADYTVYHLSALQRISCIVLCAVLFMMIGYLFYHQWIIASVLAIGAWFMPKLLRKHLLERKRAALSSHFKQALYSLSSSLAVGRSVENGFREAAQDLRMLYPDGDNDMIRELNIITTRLEYGQPIEEALQDFSDRAMNEDITNFADVFVTCKRTGGDLVEVVRKTSATIGEKLDIQQEISVMISQKKFESNALVATPFFFLIFLNVTAADFMKPLYGNPIGIVISTICLAALGFCYWLIRKFMNIKV